TACCCCACGCTCGTTACGGCAGATGCACCGCTCTATCGCTGGTGGAAGGAGGGTAAATATCGTCCTTACCGCACGGAAGAAGCCGTTGAGCTTCTGGTTGAGGCATACAAGCTCTTTCCCAAGTGGGTCCGCGTGATGAGAATCCAGCGCGATATTCCAGTTCAGCTCATCGTTGACGGCGTCAAGCACTCCAATTTGGGTCAGTTAGTCTTCAACGAGCTGGTTAAGAGGGGCATAAGACCGAGGGAGATTCGCTTTAGGGAAGTCGGCCACATGATGGAGAAGTTCGGGGTTCAGCCCGAAATCGAGCACATCAAACTGCTCCGTGAGGACTATGAAGCGGCTGGAGGTAAAGAGATATTCCTCAGCTTTGAGGACGTCAAAAACGACATCCTCATCGGCTTCCTCCGCCTCAGAATTCCGAGTGAAAAGGCCCACCGGAGGGAGATAAACTGCTGTCCCTCAGCCATAGTCAGGGAGCTCCACGTTTACGGCCCGCTCGTGCCGATAGGTGGAAAGCCTAAGTACGAGTGGCAGCACAGGGGATATGGAAGGGAGCTTTTGAGCGAGGCCGAGAGGATAGCTCGCGAGGAGTTCGACGTCAGGAAGATGCTCGTCATCAGCGGTGTCGGCGTCAGGAACTACTACCGGAAATTCGGCTACCGGAAGAACGGGCCCTACGTGGCGAAGAGGCTCGATAGGGGCTACGCTGACTTCGAAATCCGCGGGCACTTCGACGGGCACCTGAACACCTGAAAGGTGGTTTGTACCTCCTTGACCTCAGTTTATTTTTATCACCCAGTTCTGAGGAAAAAACCTTTTCTTGCTAGTAAAACTTTTAAGCACTGGTGAACAAGTATGGACTGAGGTGAAGCACAGTGGCCCTGAAGAAAAAGCTATCCTATGAGACAAGTTTCAGAGTCAAGGTTCTCATACTGGCGCTCATTTTTGGAATCGCCATATTCATGATAGTGTACTACCCCCTGCTGAGCCATCAGACCAACCCCTGGGGAGTTGCCGCCCCAAAGGGACAGATCGTTCTTGCCCAGAACTTCACCATTAGAGGGGTTAACTACACCAACGCCGTTCCGGCAACGTCCGGGAACAACCTGCTTGTGCTCAGGGGCAACGATGACGCCGGAGATACGCTGACCATGAAGGTGACCACCTCTGGCTGGTGCATTGACCTCTGGATCTGGGGCGGCTCATCGAAGGGCTGGCAGCTGAAGTACGACTGTGCCAGGGAGGTTCAGCTGAGCCAGTATGCATTCAAGAGGCTTCCGACACACGAGGCAAACGAAATACTCTATTGGTACCTGGAGCCGGGATACGTCCTCGTGTTCCACAAAGACGGGGAAGTGGAGAACTACGAGCTGGTCAATTTTACGGTCACCTACGGTGAGGGAACGGATTGGGGGGCATTTAAGGTGTCCCTTGGAAAGTCATGAGGTGGTTCCATGAGGATATCCTACGAAACGGAGTTTCGGCTTAAGGTTCTTCTCATAGTTCTTATCTTTGGTATCCTGATTTTCAGGATAATCTACTACCCCATCCTCACCCACAAGACCGTTCCATACGGCGTCGCCGCGCCGAAGGGCCAGATAGTCCTCCTTGAGAACATCACGCTCGGCAACTACACCTGGGAGAACGCGGTCGACATGCAGAAACATCTGATACTCAAGGGGGGAGAGGACTACGGCAATTCCGTTCTTTTGGAGATTCAAACCCCCGGCTGGTGTGCTGATGTCGCCTTCTGGGATGGAGAGAAATTCATCGTGAGCGAGAAGTGCAGGAGAAGGCTGGCCATCTCTAAATATTTCTTCGTGATAACCAGTGCCATGTACTGGTACGTTGAGCCAGGATATCACCTGATCTTCTACAAACCCGATGGAAAACCCGAGAGGTACGAGCTTGTCAACTTCACCGTGACCTACGGCGAAAAAACAGACTGGGGAGCATTCAAAGTCGCCTATGGAAAAAGTTAGATAAAAAGAGTGGGAGGATTATCCTCCGATCTCCGCCTCTTTTTTCATTGACCTCGCGCCGAGCGATATGATTACGAAGCTGGCACCAGCAACTATAAGCTCGACGGCGATAAAGATGCCTATGACCCAGGGGCTCCACTCGGGCCAGTTGGCGAGTATCATCCCTCCAATGAAGAAGTCTATGACGCCCGAGAACATCACTAGCCCGCCGTTCTGGACCTTGAATCCCATGAGTATCTTGAGGATACCGAAGATGAAAAAGGCCCCGCCGAGTATGAACGTCAGTACCCTTGCCGACATCAGCGGCTCCTCTATCATTGTAACGCCAACGGCGAGATAGAGAACCGCCAGCAACAGCTGGAATACCCTCGTCCCTCCGGTTTCATCGCGGCCGAAGAGTCCCGCGAATATGAGCATTATGCCTCCGACTATCAGGAAGACGCCGAAGACGGCTATGCTGGCGAGCGTTAAGAAGGGGAGCATCCCCAAACCAACGACACCGAGAACGGTGAGCACTATACCGAGGATCAGGTACCAGGGCCAGTGGGCCATCAGGCTGGCCATCTGCTCCTTGGCCATCTCCTCCCTGTACTCTTCAGGGGTCATCGCTTCATTTTCCCTGACCCCGGAAGGCTCTTTAACTTCGTCCATGGTATTACCTCCAAAACGCTTTTTTGCAAATGGAGTCTCTACTTCGAACCCATAAAAACCTTCCGTCGAATAGTTTTCGGAAATATTCCGATGCATTTTTAACCAGATTCCTGAATTGAATTCCATGAGGTTCGAACCGAAGCCTTTCACGGAGCCGGTGTCCTTCAGGTGTGAGTTCTGCCTTGACTGTTGCAGGGGGAGGCACGTCTATCTGACGCTGAAGGACATCGAGAGGATAGCGAAGAAGGGTCACGACCCCCAGGAGTTCGTGACGTTCTCGGTTGAGGGAAATAAGATACGCTTCGTTTTGGCTGTAAGGGAGTGGGACCTTGGCTGCGTCTTCCACGACCCTGAAACCGGAAAGTGCCGGATTCACGAGGTCAACCCGGTAATCTGCAGGATTTACCCCTTCATGGTTTCGCGAAAGCCCCTCGGGGTCGAGGGAGAAAGGCCGTTCCAGTACAAGGGTCAAGAGCTGTGGCTCTACTACGATGAAAGCTGTCCGGGGATAAATGCGGAGGAACCGGAAACGACGATAACGCCGGAGGAAATAGCGAAGCTCGGCCTCGAATTCGAGAGGGAACTAGAAAGAACCGACATGGAGGGCTTTGCGAGGCTCATTGATCGGCTCGAAAAGTAGATATACCCCCGTGAGTATTGTTTACCCATGAGGAACTGGAGGCTCACGTTGCTCCTCGCTCCGTTCATCGTTCAATTGGCCATCAATCTGATTTTCTACGGCTTTCCGGCCGTAATGTTCTCGGGGATAGTCCCGGAGTCCATCTATCCAAAAATTGCCTGGAGCCTGCCCGTTCTCATCATCATATACTTCCTCCTGGGGATGGCGGCCCTCTACTACATGGGAATCTCGCCAAGGCCGAAAAGGGGCAGGCTACTCGGCTCGGCGTACTTCGCCCTCGGTGCTCTCGGCTCAGCCTGGGGGATACCGCAAACCCTCGCGGGCATGGAAACTCCCCTTTTAGCGATAGCCTTCGGCATCTGGTTTGTATCGTCCATTGGGGGAATCCTCTCCCTCTGGTTGCTGGAGGAGAAGGTCCCCGATGCTGTTGCCGCCGTGATAATCGCTTTCTTAGGTATCTCGGCCTTCATCAGTGCCGCAATGGCCCAGTGGGTGGTCACCGACTACTACATCCACGTCCACACGAACGGGGGGATGGAAAACGCCACGGTTGTCGTGGAACACCCAATTGAGGTACCTCCCCCGAACCTCACGAACTCAAGCTGAGCTAAGCCTTTTAAGGAATGCCCAAGAGTCCCAACAGGTGGGTTCATGGAGGGTGAGCTGAGGTATAGGCGTGCCTCGTCTTGGGAGTACGATTTGATCCTCCGCGAGGCCGAGAAGTATGGCGGGCTGAAGCACCACTTCTTCGCGGTAGTTGAGGGCCGCTTTAGGGACGTTTATGCCGTTAACGAGAGGGTGTGGGCCGAGATTGAGGGTCTAAACATCAAACCCTACGCCTACGGAACCTTCGTCGGCACTATAAAGGTGGACAGAAACCTGGTCGAGAAGTTCTACCCCA
The window above is part of the Thermococcus sp. MAR1 genome. Proteins encoded here:
- a CDS encoding HdeD family acid-resistance protein; amino-acid sequence: MDEVKEPSGVRENEAMTPEEYREEMAKEQMASLMAHWPWYLILGIVLTVLGVVGLGMLPFLTLASIAVFGVFLIVGGIMLIFAGLFGRDETGGTRVFQLLLAVLYLAVGVTMIEEPLMSARVLTFILGGAFFIFGILKILMGFKVQNGGLVMFSGVIDFFIGGMILANWPEWSPWVIGIFIAVELIVAGASFVIISLGARSMKKEAEIGG
- a CDS encoding YkgJ family cysteine cluster protein; this translates as MRFEPKPFTEPVSFRCEFCLDCCRGRHVYLTLKDIERIAKKGHDPQEFVTFSVEGNKIRFVLAVREWDLGCVFHDPETGKCRIHEVNPVICRIYPFMVSRKPLGVEGERPFQYKGQELWLYYDESCPGINAEEPETTITPEEIAKLGLEFERELERTDMEGFARLIDRLEK